Proteins encoded within one genomic window of Spirochaeta cellobiosiphila DSM 17781:
- a CDS encoding SOS response-associated peptidase produces MCYNLSLDRKAKELERHFNAYQQDNFPSLPYYHFTPYKKDFYPIILQNHQIFKGEWGLIPHWVSSLEKANSIKKNTINARIETLRTKVSFKEALNQPILIPVTGFFEWKARDKKRYPYYCYCGNSPLFALAGLASKKKFDDLGWSFTVITQPSTGTMERIHPRMPIVLATNNEYEDWLTNPYWIIDNYRDITEDKIKIHPIKRMIDEPSTTDIYHNPEQLELWNE; encoded by the coding sequence ATGTGTTATAACTTGTCCTTGGACAGGAAGGCAAAAGAGTTGGAACGGCATTTTAACGCCTACCAACAAGATAACTTTCCCTCTCTTCCTTACTACCATTTTACACCATATAAGAAGGATTTCTACCCTATTATCTTACAGAACCACCAAATATTCAAAGGGGAATGGGGATTGATCCCCCATTGGGTCTCCTCATTGGAAAAAGCCAATAGTATAAAGAAAAATACAATAAATGCTCGCATAGAAACATTGAGGACTAAGGTCAGTTTTAAAGAAGCACTTAATCAACCTATCCTGATTCCTGTCACAGGTTTTTTTGAATGGAAAGCTCGAGATAAAAAACGTTATCCCTATTATTGTTATTGTGGCAATTCACCACTTTTTGCCTTAGCAGGATTGGCAAGCAAGAAAAAGTTTGATGATTTAGGGTGGTCTTTTACGGTAATAACACAGCCATCAACAGGTACTATGGAAAGAATACATCCCCGTATGCCTATCGTATTAGCAACAAACAATGAATATGAGGATTGGTTGACCAATCCCTATTGGATAATAGATAATTACAGAGATATCACTGAAGATAAAATCAAGATTCATCCCATAAAGAGGATGATTGATGAACCATCGACTACTGATATTTATCACAATCCTGAACAGCTGGAATTATGGAATGAGTAA